A stretch of the Jeotgalibacillus haloalkalitolerans genome encodes the following:
- a CDS encoding type IV pilus modification PilV family protein: MVTNERGVTLVEVLASVVIVVLLAMVFMNLFLTSARSNEVSEEVVDHTFVAQRQMEDLYEAGQQYRFDEIETALTTDPYDLLLEQSLPDEKIFSKTEGGSRVEVTLSPYISDDETFTDLTEVLTKAVVEVSSPSEQGDPFTKIEGLIEWRKSADGE, translated from the coding sequence ATGGTAACGAACGAGCGGGGTGTAACGTTAGTCGAGGTGCTTGCATCTGTTGTGATTGTGGTGCTTTTGGCGATGGTGTTTATGAATTTGTTTCTGACTTCTGCCAGGTCCAATGAGGTGTCTGAGGAAGTGGTGGATCATACCTTTGTTGCACAGCGTCAGATGGAGGATTTGTATGAGGCCGGTCAGCAGTATCGCTTTGATGAGATCGAAACAGCGCTAACCACTGACCCTTATGACCTGTTGCTTGAACAGTCTTTGCCTGATGAGAAGATTTTTTCTAAAACTGAAGGGGGATCACGTGTGGAAGTCACCCTTTCCCCTTACATATCAGACGATGAGACCTTTACGGATCTGACCGAAGTGCTGACAAAGGCTGTGGTGGAAGTGAGTTCACCTTCCGAACAGGGAGATCCTTTTACGAAAATAGAAGGTCTGATTGAATGGAGGAAATCTGCTGATGGGGAATGA
- a CDS encoding AMP-binding protein encodes MLYIDDQFYSQADLDKRFEIFRGMPELRENEGKRIAVCLDDPFEWIALCLFMKQSGGTVMPIHASTPKDGAVQMANRASCTVLFYGVLDSPLYLENESADEEGGLLQMSSGTTGAPKCIKRSWGSIDEELESYVKVLPAGSDVPSLVACPVSHSYGLICGVLASLARGAQPVILSGMNPAYLLKKVKAHQKHLFYASPVLLHTMARLARGEKVFDQVMTSGTMLPSVWFEKIKEVSGTVLQQYGCSEAGCISINPDVTSTGEMGYVLPHLEVTAGLPGHPQEIVVTKKEEVIHTKDLGELDHGMLTFISRLDDTINVAGLNVYPQEVEDVLLRASGVNDAVVLKKPSRLSGENVCAYYNSTEELAESELREWCLRYLAPYQIPATFMKVNEIPKLANGKVSRKQVSELFV; translated from the coding sequence ATGCTCTATATAGATGACCAATTTTACAGTCAGGCAGATCTTGATAAAAGATTTGAAATCTTCAGGGGGATGCCTGAGCTGAGAGAAAATGAAGGAAAGCGGATCGCTGTCTGTCTGGATGATCCGTTTGAATGGATTGCCCTTTGTCTATTTATGAAACAATCCGGCGGCACTGTAATGCCCATTCATGCGTCAACACCAAAGGATGGCGCGGTGCAAATGGCAAATCGGGCATCCTGCACTGTTTTGTTTTATGGAGTCCTGGATTCACCGCTTTACCTGGAAAATGAATCAGCGGATGAAGAAGGCGGGCTGCTTCAGATGAGTTCCGGCACAACGGGAGCTCCGAAATGTATCAAACGTTCGTGGGGCTCAATTGATGAGGAGCTCGAAAGCTATGTGAAGGTGCTGCCTGCGGGATCAGACGTGCCATCACTTGTTGCGTGCCCTGTCTCGCATTCATATGGTCTGATCTGCGGCGTTCTGGCCTCTTTGGCGCGTGGGGCACAGCCAGTCATTCTGTCAGGTATGAACCCGGCTTATCTATTGAAAAAAGTGAAGGCTCATCAGAAACATCTATTTTATGCCTCTCCCGTTCTTTTACATACAATGGCACGCCTTGCGAGGGGTGAAAAGGTGTTTGATCAGGTCATGACCTCAGGGACAATGCTTCCTTCTGTCTGGTTTGAAAAAATCAAAGAGGTGTCAGGAACTGTACTTCAGCAGTATGGCTGTTCTGAAGCGGGATGTATCAGTATCAACCCTGACGTCACATCCACTGGTGAAATGGGCTATGTGCTTCCACATCTGGAAGTAACAGCCGGTCTGCCGGGACATCCTCAGGAAATCGTGGTGACTAAAAAGGAAGAAGTGATTCACACGAAAGATCTCGGAGAACTTGATCATGGGATGCTCACATTTATCTCAAGACTTGATGACACGATTAACGTGGCGGGACTGAATGTGTATCCGCAGGAAGTGGAGGATGTGCTGCTGCGGGCATCGGGCGTAAATGATGCAGTTGTCCTGAAAAAGCCCAGCAGACTGTCAGGAGAAAATGTCTGTGCGTACTATAATTCAACTGAAGAATTGGCTGAATCAGAACTGCGCGAATGGTGTCTCAGATATCTCGCGCCTTATCAGATTCCAGCAACATTCATGAAAGTAAACGAAATCCCAAAGCTTGCAAACGGAAAAGTAAGCAGAAAACAAGTATCGGAGCTGTTTGTATGA
- a CDS encoding DUF6005 family protein, producing the protein MIKVHCFVSCVCEAIKKSTNADHRPYYFGVWDADFDVLEDGTITYHSSRIDHTFFKTWYEMLYGIRLREWYDPSKNKRENIQEMLWLLDGKSDDEYLMVMLDLSKLPERENKFHQSPFPHYVMLEKTDDEDQWMMLDPDFRWEGVLPKDRILQAIEEPAVGGGYLFDASEVVTPGPETVEAYFNTCMKLNENPILDAVKHIVTSYTEGERGPVSKLSKVLKQLPVLAIRKYAYEHAFAYFWNELQLDEDEFEAWCDEIEKLERGFTTIQYRAMKYAKTEDPEVAETIFLKIDELQSIEFRIKQGLQESFEAWMKKQVREEVTAG; encoded by the coding sequence ATGATTAAAGTTCACTGCTTTGTCAGCTGCGTCTGCGAAGCGATCAAAAAATCAACAAATGCAGATCACAGACCCTATTATTTTGGTGTGTGGGATGCAGATTTTGACGTGCTTGAAGACGGTACGATTACCTATCATTCATCACGGATTGATCATACTTTTTTCAAAACATGGTATGAAATGCTTTATGGCATCAGGCTTCGTGAGTGGTATGATCCCTCAAAAAATAAACGTGAAAACATTCAGGAAATGCTATGGCTACTGGACGGAAAATCAGATGATGAGTATTTGATGGTGATGCTGGATTTATCTAAACTGCCTGAGCGTGAAAACAAATTTCACCAGTCACCATTTCCGCATTATGTCATGCTCGAAAAAACGGATGACGAAGATCAATGGATGATGCTCGACCCTGACTTCAGATGGGAAGGTGTGCTGCCGAAAGACCGTATTTTACAGGCGATAGAAGAGCCGGCTGTAGGAGGCGGTTATCTGTTTGACGCGTCTGAAGTCGTTACACCAGGTCCTGAAACAGTGGAAGCGTATTTTAATACGTGTATGAAGCTGAATGAAAATCCGATTCTTGATGCAGTGAAACATATCGTTACTTCTTATACAGAAGGAGAGCGGGGGCCCGTTTCAAAGCTGTCAAAAGTACTGAAGCAGCTTCCGGTCCTTGCCATCAGAAAATATGCCTATGAACATGCCTTTGCGTACTTCTGGAATGAGCTTCAGCTGGATGAAGATGAATTTGAAGCATGGTGTGATGAAATTGAGAAGCTCGAACGCGGCTTCACAACAATTCAGTATCGCGCGATGAAATATGCAAAAACAGAAGACCCTGAAGTGGCTGAGACGATTTTTCTAAAAATAGATGAACTGCAGTCGATTGAATTCCGCATTAAGCAGGGGCTTCAGGAAAGCTTTGAAGCCTGGATGAAAAAACAGGTCAGGGAAGAGGTGACAGCAGGATGA
- a CDS encoding MarR family winged helix-turn-helix transcriptional regulator: MNPLTLSNQLCFPFYAISKEIIKRYRPFLAPLNLTYPQYLVMLVLWEKDVVTLKSIGERLQLDSGTLTPLVNKLIHTGYIEKTRNPDDERQLVIRLTESGRQLELKAKDIPAKINEVLGLSAEEYNVYKKMLDELAFKLNLQDDEHC; encoded by the coding sequence ATGAATCCTTTAACATTATCTAATCAGCTATGCTTCCCCTTTTATGCGATTTCCAAAGAAATTATTAAGCGCTACCGGCCGTTTTTAGCGCCGCTGAACCTGACTTATCCGCAATACCTCGTCATGCTGGTTCTCTGGGAAAAGGATGTCGTCACGCTAAAATCCATCGGTGAACGGCTGCAGCTGGATTCAGGTACGCTTACCCCTTTAGTTAATAAACTGATTCATACAGGATATATCGAGAAAACCCGGAACCCTGATGATGAACGGCAGCTTGTGATCAGATTAACTGAAAGCGGACGCCAGCTTGAACTTAAAGCAAAAGACATTCCGGCGAAAATCAATGAAGTGCTGGGGTTGAGCGCGGAGGAATATAACGTTTATAAAAAAATGCTGGATGAGCTGGCTTTTAAGCTTAATTTACAGGATGATGAGCATTGTTAG
- a CDS encoding IucA/IucC family protein, which yields MQMYQSVSDPHTHRVTRQLVEALLFESLIPFQEVRSDEPAESCFVMHGRHRNYECRGKRSAFNRVRLTGPVVYKENNRTIQATLEDLLQDFIPEEKAGALRTEWMQTIALSRWNDQYAVPSLSRRELTFEALESQLIEGHPYHPSYKARTGFTIEDHEKYGPEAGQTFQVIWTAVCREITSVCITVDESEFWQRELGTEGWQAILQEMKRQNLDLTHYTLLPVHPWQWEALQDELGSLLAEKLMIRLDVESEYYTATQSVRTLINQRDYKKAHLKLPMNMVNTSSLRTLNPESVCAAPAISAWIDRAVRADAFLKDRMIVLKEYAGVMAEAGSAALTGQLGAIWRESLSAYLSEGDEAVPFTAMCVTERDGELFIQPWLDQYGIEAWIQRLIEVAVIPVWHLLVAHGIGLEAHAQNMVLVHQNGWPQRIVLRDFHESVEYTEAFVNDLHAVPDFEKIHPGFKGAPDDQFYRMANVEALRELVMDTLFIFNLADLSYVLEQQTGFEEERFWRQVNVRIAEHISSFPHLQKRHAALGMEQPVIYTESLLKKKLISGEHRHLVPNEFERKEASACSI from the coding sequence ATGCAGATGTATCAATCAGTGTCTGATCCGCATACTCATCGTGTGACCAGGCAGCTTGTGGAGGCGTTGCTATTTGAAAGTCTGATTCCTTTTCAGGAGGTGCGGTCGGATGAACCGGCTGAATCGTGCTTTGTTATGCATGGACGGCACAGGAACTATGAATGTCGCGGAAAGAGATCGGCTTTTAACCGTGTCAGGCTGACAGGGCCGGTTGTATATAAGGAGAATAACAGAACGATCCAGGCAACGCTTGAGGATCTGCTGCAGGATTTTATTCCTGAAGAAAAAGCAGGTGCGCTGCGGACTGAATGGATGCAGACGATCGCACTCAGCAGATGGAATGATCAATATGCAGTTCCGTCTTTATCAAGGAGGGAATTGACGTTTGAAGCGCTTGAATCACAGCTGATTGAAGGGCATCCCTATCATCCGTCCTATAAAGCGAGAACCGGTTTCACAATAGAGGATCATGAAAAATACGGTCCGGAAGCAGGGCAGACGTTTCAAGTCATCTGGACAGCAGTCTGCCGTGAGATCACGTCAGTTTGTATTACTGTTGATGAATCGGAATTTTGGCAGCGGGAGCTTGGTACTGAAGGCTGGCAGGCTATTTTACAAGAAATGAAACGCCAGAATCTCGATTTGACGCATTATACCCTTCTCCCTGTGCATCCGTGGCAGTGGGAGGCGCTGCAGGATGAGCTGGGTTCTCTTTTAGCTGAAAAATTGATGATCCGGCTGGATGTGGAAAGTGAGTATTATACGGCTACGCAGTCTGTCAGAACACTCATTAATCAGAGGGATTACAAAAAAGCGCACCTGAAGCTGCCAATGAATATGGTGAATACCTCTTCACTGCGTACCCTGAACCCGGAATCCGTCTGCGCGGCGCCTGCGATTTCAGCATGGATTGATAGAGCGGTGCGTGCTGATGCCTTTTTAAAGGACCGGATGATTGTGTTAAAGGAATATGCAGGTGTGATGGCAGAGGCAGGTTCTGCTGCATTAACCGGACAGCTTGGTGCGATTTGGCGTGAAAGTCTGTCAGCGTATTTATCAGAGGGTGATGAGGCGGTCCCGTTTACAGCGATGTGTGTAACAGAGCGTGATGGTGAGTTATTTATTCAGCCGTGGCTGGATCAATATGGCATAGAAGCCTGGATACAGCGGCTGATTGAAGTGGCTGTGATTCCTGTATGGCACTTACTTGTTGCGCATGGGATCGGATTAGAAGCGCATGCACAGAATATGGTGCTGGTCCATCAGAACGGCTGGCCGCAGCGGATTGTCCTGCGTGATTTTCATGAGAGTGTGGAGTATACAGAAGCATTTGTCAACGACTTACACGCTGTTCCGGATTTTGAAAAGATTCACCCTGGATTTAAAGGTGCACCGGATGATCAGTTTTACCGAATGGCGAATGTAGAAGCATTGCGGGAGCTTGTGATGGATACGCTGTTTATTTTTAACCTTGCAGATCTTTCGTATGTGCTTGAGCAGCAGACCGGATTTGAGGAAGAGCGCTTCTGGCGTCAGGTAAATGTACGAATTGCTGAGCATATCAGTTCATTTCCGCATTTACAAAAGCGCCACGCAGCACTGGGAATGGAGCAGCCGGTCATTTACACAGAATCACTGCTTAAAAAGAAGTTGATCTCCGGTGAACACAGACATCTGGTGCCAAATGAATTTGAGAGAAAGGAAGCGTCAGCATGCTCTATATAG
- a CDS encoding PulJ/GspJ family protein yields the protein MGNERGFTLTELLAVLALISLISVFAIGIVTQADSSADQQQEESLSTRKVTFALQSITTDIRQHPKDIEVQTASLIIQTDGEPIIYSFDDGTQELLRNGRSILNKVADFTPDLDGDTLNVLITDTSAKKWETQIVLRKGTDL from the coding sequence ATGGGGAATGAACGCGGGTTTACGCTGACTGAATTGCTTGCAGTGCTGGCGCTGATTTCTCTCATTTCTGTATTTGCGATCGGAATTGTCACACAGGCTGACAGCAGTGCTGATCAACAGCAGGAAGAAAGTCTCAGCACACGTAAAGTGACATTTGCGCTCCAGTCGATTACAACCGATATCCGTCAGCATCCAAAAGATATCGAGGTGCAGACTGCCTCATTAATTATTCAAACGGATGGGGAACCGATTATTTATTCATTTGATGATGGCACACAGGAGCTGCTGAGAAATGGCCGTTCCATTTTAAATAAAGTTGCTGATTTCACCCCAGACCTTGATGGAGACACATTAAACGTTTTAATCACAGACACTTCTGCAAAGAAATGGGAGACGCAAATCGTCCTTAGGAAAGGAACTGACTTATGA
- a CDS encoding YerC/YecD family TrpR-related protein → MKTDREKTNREQFFAALVSLETTEECLAFFEDIATGKELEAFIQRYQVARRLINGDTYETIELETNARSSMVSRIKRCLNREDSGLRAVVLREMKESSSDPAATQRWRS, encoded by the coding sequence ATGAAAACAGACAGAGAAAAAACGAACCGCGAACAGTTTTTCGCGGCACTCGTTTCACTTGAAACAACTGAAGAATGTCTCGCTTTCTTTGAAGACATCGCCACCGGCAAAGAACTCGAAGCCTTCATCCAGCGCTACCAGGTCGCCAGGCGGCTGATCAACGGCGACACCTATGAAACGATTGAGCTTGAGACCAATGCACGTTCAAGTATGGTGTCCCGGATCAAGCGGTGTCTGAACAGGGAAGACAGCGGTCTGCGGGCGGTGGTTTTGAGGGAGATGAAGGAGAGTAGTAGCGATCCGGCAGCGACACAGCGGTGGCGGAGTTGA
- a CDS encoding MFS transporter, whose translation MIKNKNIWILLVGEFIAGFGLWLGIIGDLAFMQDKIPSDFHKSLILATGILAGIALGPLAGKAVDQMKKKTIMLYAGVGRLISTGFMLIAIETGSIVWMIAFLISINIAAAFYFPALQAAIPLVTEESELVKVNGLHMNISTLSRIAGTAAAGIFLSLMSLTMLYIIAGIAYTVLLLLTMQLKIDEKQEEAGRVVHEEKQSRGFMKVFPVIREHPAVIPTMLLTLAPLLFIGGFNLIIINVSEILEDPAVKGWLYTIEGVAFILGTLFVRRFDHSMPAKSLFAFAMLIGLSQLMLIYVTYAPVALLAFALFGFAVGSFFPLATTMFQTTIPSPYHGRFFSFRGMLDDFIYQFILIVTGLLLDTLALQQMMFGYGLLSLVLAFGYLMRVRGLRVIQGDGG comes from the coding sequence TTGATAAAAAATAAAAATATATGGATTTTACTCGTTGGAGAATTTATTGCAGGGTTTGGATTATGGCTTGGGATTATTGGAGATCTTGCGTTTATGCAGGATAAAATCCCGTCTGATTTTCATAAATCACTGATACTGGCAACCGGTATTCTGGCTGGCATTGCGCTTGGCCCGCTTGCAGGAAAAGCTGTTGATCAGATGAAAAAGAAAACGATTATGCTCTATGCAGGGGTCGGAAGGCTGATCAGTACAGGCTTTATGCTGATCGCCATTGAGACAGGCTCTATTGTATGGATGATTGCCTTTTTGATCTCAATCAATATCGCAGCAGCCTTCTATTTCCCCGCACTTCAGGCTGCCATTCCACTCGTTACTGAGGAAAGCGAGCTTGTAAAAGTCAACGGATTACATATGAATATATCCACGCTGTCGCGTATTGCAGGTACAGCAGCGGCCGGTATTTTTCTCAGCCTGATGTCCCTGACGATGCTGTATATCATCGCAGGAATTGCTTATACAGTGCTGCTTTTATTAACGATGCAGTTAAAAATTGATGAGAAACAAGAAGAAGCAGGCCGGGTAGTGCACGAAGAAAAACAAAGCCGTGGTTTTATGAAGGTATTTCCAGTTATACGTGAGCATCCGGCTGTAATTCCGACGATGCTGCTTACGCTCGCACCCCTTTTATTTATAGGCGGGTTTAACCTGATTATTATTAATGTGAGCGAAATCCTTGAAGACCCTGCTGTGAAGGGCTGGCTATATACAATTGAAGGAGTTGCTTTTATTCTGGGCACGCTGTTTGTCAGGCGCTTTGATCACAGCATGCCCGCGAAAAGTCTGTTTGCTTTTGCTATGTTGATCGGTCTTTCGCAGCTGATGCTGATCTATGTGACTTATGCACCTGTTGCACTGCTCGCGTTTGCCCTATTCGGATTTGCTGTAGGAAGCTTCTTTCCACTCGCAACAACGATGTTCCAGACAACCATCCCGTCCCCTTACCACGGGAGATTCTTCTCATTCCGCGGGATGCTCGATGACTTTATTTATCAGTTCATCCTGATCGTGACCGGATTGCTGCTTGATACACTGGCGCTTCAGCAGATGATGTTTGGGTATGGCTTGTTGTCATTGGTTCTGGCGTTTGGGTATTTGATGCGGGTGCGGGGTTTGCGGGTGATACAGGGGGACGGAGGTTAG
- a CDS encoding sugar phosphate isomerase/epimerase family protein produces MKLSICTISFRHHLLSIDHIADWAKEHHFDGIELWGVHAKNLADNPAYGEAWIKDKGLYISMISDYLPLELDTDRMLEETMKLSKLAKRWGTHKIRTFAGKKGSAETTSEERADLVHALRTVCCYLDAEGQQAIVETHPGTLTDSLESTIQLMEEVDHPALKVNFDVLHIWESGADPAEALRKLQPYTAHFHLKNITAKKHLGVFAPHNVYAAAGSREGMTPLAKGAIDYERFLRLLSHDAEASLEWFGPNVKEVLEMDGVMVREGIFAV; encoded by the coding sequence ATGAAGCTATCAATCTGTACGATTTCATTTCGCCACCATCTGCTCTCGATTGATCATATTGCAGACTGGGCAAAAGAACATCATTTTGACGGGATTGAACTCTGGGGCGTCCATGCCAAAAACCTGGCTGACAATCCGGCATACGGAGAAGCGTGGATAAAAGATAAAGGGCTTTATATCAGTATGATCAGTGACTACCTGCCATTAGAGCTTGATACAGACCGGATGCTTGAAGAAACAATGAAGCTTTCAAAGCTTGCCAAACGCTGGGGCACACACAAGATTCGGACGTTTGCCGGAAAGAAAGGAAGTGCAGAGACAACGTCTGAGGAGCGTGCCGACTTGGTACACGCACTCCGCACAGTCTGCTGCTACCTTGATGCAGAAGGTCAGCAGGCAATCGTTGAGACTCATCCCGGCACGCTGACAGACAGCCTTGAGTCGACCATTCAGCTGATGGAAGAAGTCGATCATCCGGCACTAAAGGTGAACTTTGATGTACTCCACATCTGGGAATCAGGCGCCGATCCGGCAGAAGCACTTCGAAAACTTCAGCCGTACACTGCCCATTTTCATTTGAAAAACATTACGGCGAAAAAACATCTTGGTGTTTTCGCACCACATAATGTCTATGCAGCAGCGGGTTCAAGAGAGGGTATGACGCCATTAGCTAAAGGTGCAATCGACTATGAGAGGTTTCTGCGTCTGCTCTCGCATGATGCGGAGGCATCGCTTGAGTGGTTTGGCCCGAATGTGAAAGAGGTTCTTGAGATGGATGGTGTGATGGTGCGTGAAGGGATTTTTGCGGTTTAA
- the asbD gene encoding petrobactin biosynthesis protein AsbD produces MTKEAYINLIERLIKEELELAAADSFHPHARLNEDLYIDSVMMLELILCLELEAGVSIPDEAISPKDFYTVDSLADFLMRQSEREGATHD; encoded by the coding sequence ATGACAAAAGAAGCGTATATCAACCTGATCGAACGCTTAATCAAAGAAGAACTCGAACTCGCGGCAGCAGATTCATTTCACCCGCATGCCCGATTGAATGAAGATCTCTATATCGATTCTGTGATGATGCTTGAACTGATCCTCTGTCTTGAATTAGAAGCGGGTGTTTCTATCCCGGATGAAGCCATTTCACCAAAGGATTTCTATACAGTCGACAGCCTGGCAGACTTTTTAATGCGGCAGTCAGAGCGGGAGGGAGCCACGCATGATTAA
- a CDS encoding IucA/IucC family protein has product MTDHAKRIAEKASFQAFMNSYLRETDMGVWCCVDQWRRHHQLQEGAQMIELHLPHQALRYGLEVTYASTAVGRHQFGRVFAYRPHTKKWEQTDYFTVMIHAIQELHFKEKGTHYDELLVRLLDSCHTMTGYIEKRLGDADRLYDPRQTFIESEQSLLFGHWLHPTPKSRQGMASWQHDRFAPELKGSFQLHYFEVHNSLIEEDSLLHKKTSELLMESVRHALPEMKAAEGCSLIPMHPLQAEWLLQQDDVKAFIQQGTLKSLGTFGTAYTATSSFRTLYAPEEDWMLKFSIPVKLTNSLRVNKRHELKAGMTMAKLMRRLPFLTAYPDFHMIEDPAYLTLNLPSTKESGFEMIIRFNPFSAAEGSGRGICSIASLTQDPVPGEHSKLSRVITQLADTAQASAESVSLKWFERYWYQAIEPLIHLYDEYGIALEAHQQNSLIDLSTGYPSAYYYRDNQGYYLAESEKQQLLEIERDLARAPELFYTESLIEDRFTYYAFMNQLASVIYRFGADGLISESELIDWVTERFETLEKGLSNRGKRFVSRLLKAEKLPCKANLLTRLHDVDELEEALEQAVYTYVKNPFAKEGKGHAYADVSISV; this is encoded by the coding sequence ATGACAGATCATGCAAAGAGGATTGCAGAAAAAGCTTCATTCCAGGCGTTTATGAACAGTTATTTGCGGGAGACTGATATGGGCGTCTGGTGCTGTGTGGATCAGTGGAGGCGTCATCATCAGCTGCAGGAGGGTGCTCAGATGATTGAGCTTCACCTGCCTCATCAGGCGCTCCGGTACGGACTTGAGGTGACGTATGCATCTACAGCAGTCGGCAGGCATCAGTTCGGCCGTGTATTTGCTTATCGTCCTCATACAAAAAAGTGGGAGCAGACAGATTATTTCACTGTTATGATTCACGCCATTCAGGAGCTTCATTTTAAAGAAAAAGGTACGCATTATGATGAACTGCTTGTCCGTCTGCTCGACAGCTGCCATACAATGACCGGCTATATTGAGAAGCGGCTGGGGGATGCAGATCGGCTGTATGATCCCCGGCAGACATTTATTGAATCTGAACAGTCACTGCTGTTTGGTCACTGGCTGCACCCGACACCTAAAAGCAGGCAGGGGATGGCATCCTGGCAGCATGACCGGTTCGCGCCGGAGCTGAAAGGTTCTTTTCAGCTGCATTATTTTGAAGTACATAACAGTTTGATTGAAGAAGATAGTCTTTTACATAAAAAAACGAGTGAGCTGCTGATGGAATCAGTCAGACACGCGCTTCCGGAGATGAAGGCTGCTGAAGGTTGCAGTCTGATTCCGATGCATCCACTGCAGGCAGAGTGGCTGCTGCAGCAGGATGACGTGAAGGCCTTCATTCAGCAGGGCACGCTGAAAAGTCTTGGCACATTTGGTACTGCATACACAGCTACTTCATCATTTAGAACGCTATACGCCCCTGAGGAGGACTGGATGCTGAAGTTTTCCATTCCTGTTAAGCTGACGAATTCTCTGAGGGTTAACAAGCGTCATGAATTAAAAGCAGGGATGACGATGGCAAAGTTGATGCGCAGGCTGCCATTTCTTACAGCATATCCGGATTTCCACATGATAGAAGACCCGGCGTACCTAACGTTAAACCTTCCGTCAACAAAGGAGTCAGGCTTTGAAATGATTATCAGATTCAACCCTTTTTCAGCAGCTGAAGGAAGCGGCAGGGGTATATGTTCTATTGCATCTTTAACACAGGATCCGGTTCCGGGTGAGCATTCCAAGCTGTCCAGAGTGATCACGCAGCTTGCAGATACTGCACAAGCTTCTGCTGAATCAGTCAGTCTCAAATGGTTTGAGCGCTACTGGTATCAGGCAATTGAACCGCTGATCCATCTATATGATGAGTATGGAATTGCACTTGAAGCACACCAGCAGAACAGCCTGATCGACCTCTCCACGGGTTATCCATCAGCCTATTACTACCGGGATAACCAGGGCTATTATTTAGCTGAATCTGAAAAGCAGCAGCTGCTTGAAATTGAGCGTGATCTGGCAAGAGCGCCGGAGCTGTTTTATACAGAATCGCTGATTGAAGACCGCTTTACTTATTATGCGTTCATGAATCAGCTGGCTTCTGTGATCTATCGTTTTGGGGCAGATGGTCTGATCAGTGAAAGTGAGTTGATTGACTGGGTAACGGAGCGGTTTGAGACGCTCGAAAAGGGTTTGTCTAATCGCGGAAAGCGCTTTGTATCAAGACTTTTAAAAGCTGAAAAATTGCCTTGTAAAGCTAACCTGCTGACAAGATTACATGATGTTGATGAACTGGAGGAAGCGCTTGAGCAGGCGGTTTATACCTATGTAAAAAATCCATTCGCAAAAGAAGGAAAGGGGCATGCATATGCAGATGTATCAATCAGTGTCTGA